The uncultured Subdoligranulum sp. genomic sequence AGGCAGCTGCCCCATCCCTGTTTCTGGAAGGCAGGATCGACCACCAGCACGCTGATACATCCGGCGCCACCGTAGGGCGGCGCCCCCGGTTCAAACCGCTTGGACACCACCGCTCCCAACAGGCTGCCGTCCCATCGTTTCAGGCAGAGGGTGGCCGTCTGCAGTATGGCGTGATCGTGGAAGGCCGCCCGCTCCAGACGTTCCCTTCCCAGATCATAGCTCTGCGGCAATGCCTTCTGGAGCAGGATATGCAGGGCAGGCAATTCCGCGCCGGTCAGCGGCTGCAAAGCGGTAGAGCGCTGTGCATATCGCCACCAGCCATCCCCTTCCAGATAACTCAGATCGAACAGCATGCAGCGGCCGGTCTGGGCAAAACACATCTGAACTGCCTGTGCAATGCGGGCAGGCGCGTCGCGGTACTGGTCCAGAAAGAGGCCTGCCGTCACCGGCGTGTCGCCCATGACCACCTGCCGGGCCAACCGGGCGGCGCCCTCCACGCTGTACCAGTAGGCGGGTTTGTCCTGTGCCTCCCGCTCTGTGATTTCCGGGTAATAGCAGCCGGAGAGCAGATTATCCACCAGCGGTGCGTAGCCCGCCTGCTGATACTGTTCCGGCCGTGCCAAACCGTATTCCTGCGGCAGATACCGGGGAGAAGCCCAGTTGGCTCCCACCTGGTCATACAGCGGGTACCAGGACCCGGTATAGTCCAGCAGCACACGCCCCGGGAAACGATGCACGCAGGACTGCATCCGCTCCATAAACCCGCGGATTGCCCTGGCCCGGCTGATGCGGAAAGCATCGAAAAGCGGTCCCGGCTCCGCCTTGCCTGCCTGAATCCGGTAGACCGATGCGGGCCACCCTGCCGCCGTTCCGGCCAGCTGTTCCACAGCTTGCCGTGTCAGCGGGCCGAAATCCGAACAGAGCCCCACATAGCGTGCCCGGTCCAGAACCAGTCCCTGAACGGGATACCGGCTCAGCACCTCTCCGGCAATGTCCAGCAGGTACTGCTGCACCTCGGGATTCATGGGATCCAGGAACAGCTCCCCGAAGTCGTCGATGGAACTGACCGTCTGCAAGGAACCGGCCTGCAGAACCGGGGACACACAAGGTTTGCCCGCCGCATCCAGTCCATACACCTGCGCCTGCCAGTCCGGGTGCCGTAATGCCGGCATCTCCGGCCTGGGGTCGTTTCGGTTGCCGCCCACAAACACATCCATGGCCGCATACAGGGCAATACCTTCCTGCCGGCAGATCTCCAGACACTGGCGCAGATAATCCACGCCCGGCGCAAAGGTCGGATCGTACTCACTGTAGGACGGCGCCAATGTGCTGGGATACAGCACATAACCGCTGGTATCCCGTACACTCAACAGGACCGCATCCACACCGGCTTCGGCGCAATGCTGCATGGCCGTGCGGAACTTCCGGGCATCGGAAATGGTGGCTTTATTGGCCTGGATTTCAATCCAGACGGAATATCCAGGAAGCATCCTTTCCTCCTCCGATCAGCCCTTGACGGCGCCGCTGACCGCTTCGATATAGTTTTTCTGGCACAGGATAAAGACAATGATGACAGGAATTACCGAGATAATAGCGCCCGCGGCAATATACCCGAACTTATAGTTGAAGGAGCCGTTCAGATACTGCAGGGCGGCGGCCAGGGGGTACTTTTCGGGATCCTGCAGCACGATGATGGGCCACAGGAACTCGTTCCAGCGGCTGATGAAGTCAAAAATGATGACGGTGGAGATGGTGGGCATGATGCCGGGCAGCATGATCTGCCACCAGATCCGCAGTTCCCCTGCCCCGTCAATGCGGGCGGCCTCGATCAGATCCTTGGGGACGCCCAGATAGCCCTGCCGCATCAGAATGATGCTGAACACCTTGACGGAGCCCACCAGGATCACGCCCGCCAGGGTATCCAGCAGATGCATGGCCGAAATGGTAAGATAGTTGATGATCATGCCAGCCGCTGCCGGAATGATCATCGAGGCTAGCAGCAAACTGAGCACCACATTCTTGCCCTTGAAGCGCATGCAGGCAAGCGGGTAGGCGCAGAGTGCCGAGAGGATCACGTCCAGCACGATGCTACCCACCGTGATGATCACCGTGTTGAGCAAGTAGCGCGGCACCGAAAGGAACTCCCAGACGCCCACGTAGTTTTCCACGGTAGGATTTTCCGGGATCAGACTGATATCATAGATGTTCTGGCCGGAGCGGAAGGATGCCGCCAGCAGCCAGATAAACGGCCCGGCACAGATAATCGCAATGAGGATCAGCATAATATAAGTGAGAACGGCACGAACCATCCGCTGGCTTTTTGTTCCGTACATCATGCCAACTCCCCCTTTTCGCCCTTACGGCCGTACACAAAGACGACAATGCTGATGATACCGGTGATCAGTGCCTGCACAAAGCCTACCGTGGCCGCATAACCGAATTCAAAGCTGTTGAAGGCCTTGTAGTAGGAGTAATAGGCGATGACCATCGTGGCGGTGTCGGGGCCGCCCTGGGTCAGCACGAAGACGGCGTCAAACACGCCCACCGCCGAGATAACCGAGTTCAGGCTGCAGAACCAGATATAGGGTTTGAGCAGCGGCAGCCTGATATGGAAAAATGCCTGGATCGGCGTGGCGCCGTCCACATAGGCGGCCTCCACAATCTCCTTGGGGATGGACTGAAGACCGGCCAGATACATCATCATATAATAGCCCAGGCCCTGCCAGACCGTGATGAACATGATACAAAGCATGGCGGTCCGGCTGTCGGTCAAAAATCCCAGGGAGCTGGAGATCACGCCCCAGTTTTTCAGTACGGTATTGATCAGGCCGCTGGGATCAAACAGGAAGCCCCACATGATAGAAATGGCCACCATGGAAGTGACCACCGGGATGTAATACATCGTGCGGAACAGTGTGATGCCCCGCAGCTTCCGGTTGACCAGCACTGCCAGCAGGATGGACAGAATCTGGATCACCGGCACAACCACCACGAACAGGACGGTGTTCACAATCGCCGCCTGGAAGTTGCGGTCATGGAAGGCCGTGATGAAGTTGTCAAAGCCCACAAACTTCGTCTTGCCCAGTACCGAGTAATCAAAAAACATCAGCGGCAAACTGCCCACAATCGGTGCAAATACAAAGATAATGAGCAAAATCAATGCCGGCGCCATGAACAGATACGCCAGAATGGTTTGCCGTGTCTGAAGGCGCATGGGCCGCCGCTTTTTATTGGAAACAGCTGCCGACGTAGACGTTTTCATTATAGCATCTTCCCCCTTGCTCCGCAAACCGCCAGCTTTCGGCCTTTTTCAACGGGGCCTTGCGTTGTAGCAACGATCTGCTGAAATAGGAACCCACAAGGCCCCTTTGAAAAGGGCCGCCAGGGATTTCTACGCTCCCTGGCGGCATCGGTGGTTTTCGTGCAGTTGTTTATTCGGCAGTCTGAGCCAGAATATCGTTCACAGCCTTTTCACCGTTATCCAGTGCAGTCTGCGTGTCGGTACCATTCTGGATGACCGCTTCCTGAATCTGGTTGACGGCATCCTGGATCTCGCTCTGGCCGGCCGTGCCCAGAGAGTAGTCCTTGGAGGTGTCGCTCACCTCAACGGACATCATGCGGGCCTGGCCTTCCAGGGTCTCGCTGTCAGAGGTGAAGTAGGGATCCTGGCTGGCCTTGATGGTGGACGGGAAGATGGCCGTCTGCTTGCAGAATTCCAGCTGGCATTCGTCGCCGGTGATGTAGGCAGCAAACTTGATGGCTTCCTCGTGATGCTTGCTGGCCTCAGGCACGACCAGGTTCATCAGCGCGTTGCGGGAGAAGCCTTCGCTGCCGGTGAGGGGCGCTGCCACGCCAATGTTGTTGTAGACATCGGGGGCTTCATCCTTGATACGGCTCAGGGAAGAACCGGAAGAGCTCACGATGGCCAGCTGGCCGGTCTCGAACAGTTTCAGCTCGGTATCCCAGTCACCCCACTTGCTGTTCTTGGGCAGGATATCCTGATCGGTCAGTTCCTTGAAGCTGTTCAGCAGGTCTACCGTCTCGCTGGTGTTGAACGCTGCTGCGGTGTTGTCATCGTTCAGAATGGGAATGCCCTCTTCAAACAGCAGGTTGAAGAACTCCGGCGGGTTGTAAAGATAGGCGCCGGTCTTCTCCTTCATCGTCTTGGCGGCGTCGAAAGCTTCACGGTACTGGGTGGGCAGGGTGCTGATATCCAGGCCGGCCTGCTCAAACAGCGCCTTGTTGTAGAACATGATGTTGGGAGAGGCGTACCAGGGGAAGGCGTAGACGGAATCGCCGATCCGGGCAGAATCGTACAGGCTCGGGACGTAGACGCTCTTCTGCTCCTCGGTTGCTTCCTTTTCCAGGTCCACCAGCGCGCCCTTGCCGGCCAGCGTCAGGGTCATCTGGGTGTTCAGGTTCACCACGTCCGGAGAGGTGCCGCCCGCCGTAGCCGTGACGAGCTTCTGCTGGATAGAATCATAAGGAAGATCCACCCAGTTGATGGTAACGCCCGGGTTCTCGGCCTCATACTTGTCGATCAGGCCGTTCAGGAAATCGGTGAACGTGGGCTGCAGCGCGATGGTCCAGAACTCCAGCGTGACGGGCTCTGCTGTTTCGCCGGAAGCGGTCGAACCGGAACCGGAAGCCGCCTCGGAGGCAGCGGTGCTGCTGGCGCTTTGCCCGCAGCCTGCCAAAGAGGTGGCTGCAAGCGCGGCTGCACACAAACCAGCTGCTGCTTGTTTCCAAATTTTTCTCATGTGTTTGTCCTCCTTTTGTTTCTGTTGATATTCTTAAACGCTCCCTCCGGGAAATTGCCTGTACCTGTTTCTGTTTCGGGAGCGCTTAATTCATAAAACTGCCGGGGTCGCGTTGCATGACCACAGATTGTAGTTCAGGCTGGCGATCTCACTGTTATCAAAGTAGGCGAAGGGCAACCTTTCGCCTTCCAGCTCCTCGATGGCTGTAAGCGTACCGTCCAGGTAACGCGCCAGGCATTGCCGGGTGTACAGCAAGCGGCTTCGCAGCCCGCCCAGGCGCAGGTGCTGGACTTCCAGACCGAATACTTTGTTTTCCTGCAGCCACTGCTCCTGCAGCGTATTCTGGAATGTTTCCAGCCGCTGCACTGTCTGCGGTATGACCGTTTCGGCAAGGTCTTCCAGTGCTTTGTTATCCCGGCTGTCGTAGGCCGTCTTGATCCGTTTGCCAAGGTCTGCTTTCCGTTCCAGTACCCTGCAAAGATCTTTCTGGGTGCGGAACAGGATGGCGTACTCCCCTGCCCGGGCTTCTATCTGTTCCAGCTGCCCGGCAGCCTTCGCGTAAAAGTGCTGCACATCCGCGGGAACCAGCGAATCAAAGGTGCCCAGCAAGGGATCGTTGTAGAGCAGAAACTTGCTGGCATTTCCGTGGACCGTCGGATCCTCGGAGAACCGGCTGGGACGATCCAACTGGAGAAACTCCTGGAACTGGATTCCTGTAAGGATGCGGAATCCCTCTGTCTCTTTCGGAATTCCCCAGGCCAGCGCCGCATCTGCATACAAGACCGGCAATATGGAGAATACACTTGCCTCGGCGCCGTTATCTCCCCAGGCCGTGATCACCACGGACCGTATTTTTTCTTCGATGCAGGCCTGCAGAGCATCCCGTCCTGTCTCTATGCTGAAGGCATTGCAGGGGGTAAAACCGCTCCATTTCCAGGCACCGCCTGCAAAGACCACCCGGTCGGTCATCTGCTTGTGCTTTTGCAGCATGGCCTTGTACCGTTCTTTGCCCACATGGTAATAGTCCCAGAATCCCAGTTCCACCTGCGGCGGAATTTCCGGCCGGCAGCGGGCTTTTGCTCCGGCCGCCGCCTGATCGTAGCTGCCATAGGCCAGGTTGAAAAACATATCGCTCCACATCTGCGGCTGCAGATGGTGGGACTCGCAAAGGGCCAGAACCCGCTGCAGATGTTGCTGCAATACCTGGATGCGGGGCTGGTAGCCGTTTTGCTCGAGATACTTGCCAGCTCCCACCAGGGCGGCCTCATCCATGCCTATGTTGACTTTCCGGGTGGTAAAACATTCCGATACCGTCTTCAGCAGCTTATCCAGCAGACGGTACGTCCGCTCATCCCCGGCCAGCAGGATGTCTTCGGTATCGCGGATCTCATCATACCGCTGGTACCGCATGATCTGGTTGAGGTGGGCCAGCGTCTGCAGATAGGGCCGCAGTTCCAGGCCCAGGCCGGCCGCATACTGGTCCAGGTCCTTGAGTTCTTCGGGGGTCATGGCACCGCGCTGGTACCCGAAATACGGCTCCCCCGGGATATCTATTGTGTCCTCCATATAGAGGCCCACAAAGCTGTACCCCATCAAAGCACACAACCGGATCAGTTTTCGCGCCGCTTCCGGACGCAACACTGCATTGCGGGAAATATCCACCATCACACCAAAGTCCGGAAAAGTACACCGTCTTTGGATGGTTCCCCCTTCACCGGGGCAGCTGGCCGCCTCCAGCAAGCCGCGTGCCAGATCCCGCAGATCGTGATACCGAATGGAAATTTTTTCCCGGTCTGCCTCGATGCAGAAACCGGATTCTGCTCCTTCGGAAACATACAGCGTGCGATGGTCTTCACTCGGGTTCACCATCGGCAGCAACTCTTGCAGAACCGTTGCCGCACGCGCTGTGTGATCCCCATTGATCCGCCATGCCATAATGCCTCGCCTCCTTTGTGCAGAATACCTCCTGTTTACCTGTGTCTTTCTTTGTTTTTTCCTAGTATAATCATCCATTTTCCGGCTTTCAATAGATGGCGGCATTTCTGAAAGAAGTTGCAAAGGATTGAAAGTAGATTCTGTTTTGGGCTTTCCGGTGCGTCGTACTCCGCTGGCGTTTCTGTGCATATTCTCTATTTTTCTTTGAAGTTTCGCCTTATTTTTTCGCAAAACATACAGTGTCTTTTTCGAAATTGTCACACTTTTCGATTATTTGTTCAAATCTTTACCTATTTTTTCAACACGCACACCCGCTTTTCGTGCATATCCATGCATTGTTTTTTTCTTCAGCCCGCCCTATAATGGTGTTCATACTTCTATAGTTTCGCGTAGTGATTCTTGTCTGTACCCTTTCCCCCTGCACAAAGGAAGCGAACCTCATGCAATACCGCAGAACGATCCATCGCATCATGGACACTTATAATCAAATGACCCAAGTGGAACGAACTGTGGCCGACTTTTTCCTGAACAACACTAAGCCGGTGGATCTGGCCTCCAAAAACCTGGCCAAATTGCTCTACGTGTCCGAGGCCACCCTTTCCCGCTTTGCCAAGAAGTGCGGTTACAAAGGATACCGGGAATTCAGCTATGAATACGAACGGGAACTGAGCGGCAGCGAAGGGGAATCTCCGTCCCCTGCCACAGATTCCCAGGTGGAGGGTCTCTACAGTCTTCTGATGGAACATACCTTTTCTTCCATTGACTATGCCCAGATGCGCCGGATCGCAGCCATCATGGATGAAAGCCAACGTATCTTCCTTTTTGGAATGGGGCATTCCGGCCTGGCCGCACAGGATTTTCAGCTTCGGTTCATGCGCCTGGGACTTTGGATTCAGGCAGTTACCGATTCCCAGCTGATCCAGATCACCTCGGCCCTGGTGGGTCCAGGGGATCTGGTACTTGCATTTACCATGAGCGGCCGCACAGCCGAAATCATGGGCGGCCTGCAGATGGCCAAAGCGCGTGGAGCCCGTACCGTATTGTTTACCGGCGGGCAGCGCCCCGAAAAGGGCACCAATGCACCTGACGAAGTTGTCCACCTGCTCTCCCTGCGTGAGATTGGCGGCGGCCTGCGGATTTCTCCCCAGGTGCCCATGCTGATGCTCATCGACACGCTGTATGTAACCTGCCTGTCCCGCAATACCTATCAGAAAGCTGAAATCAGCCGCAGTGTGGATTCCCTGGTTGCCCCCAAAAAGCCCAAGCCCAGTCTTTGGGATCCCGGCGAAGAAAAGGAAATCTGACTACCTGCCAACACCATTGATTGTTTCTTATTGTATACAGCGAAACAGGCCCGGCCCGGAGAGAGATTCTCCGGGCCGGGCCTGTTTGACTTTTATTCATCTTTTCGAAACGCCAGGAAGGACCTGCATTCCATGAATCACTTTTTTCTGGGAATATGACAAAACAATGCCAGCATCTTCCCTCCTGTTCCAAAATGGCAGTCATGACCCCCGGCTAAGCCGGGGCCTTGTGTAAGCCCTAGAAGGGCATCGTACCGGCAAGCCTCTCAAAAAGCATTGAAAAATCTGCCACTCGCATCACTTGCCCTACAGCCCGTAAGCGGACGCTGTTTATCCAAAATCAACTTTCTTGACAACAGTAAAGTTGTTGCTCTTTTCTCGCTTCACTCGATTCTTGAAGCCGAAGCTTTTTACTCTCCCCACAGAGTTGGGGTTCTCATTTTGCCAAAGCATACAAGAGGATTCTCCAAAGCCGGAAAACCCATGATTGGATTTTCCAGTTCTGGAGAACCCAACGCAACTGAATATGGGAGATTAGTAAGTACCGAAATAAGCAAAACAGCTACTGGCTGAAAAGGAAGATGTGAGTGCCTATTTTGGACTTCCGGTTTGTCAGTGTTTTCTCTGCAGAGGGCGCTCTCCTTTTCAGCTGTTAACAGAGTGAGGTAAAAAATTGGCAAGCACGGCATCATGCTGGCATACACCGGCAAAATGCCACTTGTCAGGGGAATCTTCCCCTGAAGCCCTTCAGCTATTCCATTAAGCGGCGGAAAAAATATGTAATGTACACTTATAGAAAAGGGGTTAAGCTCCGGAGCCTGTTGTTGACACAAAAGTCGGGGAAATGATATACTGACACAGTTCAAAAAGAAAGGAGGGCGCACAAATGGCTTGGAGATTTTCTAAGATCCAACTGAAAAAAGGCAATGTTTTGGCCTTTCAGGGGGATAGTGCGCCCTTTTGGAAGGTCAAGATGGCACGTTGATGTGCTTTTGGACGTGAAAAGCTGTGCACTATCTCCTTTTACTTGCAGACACCTGTGAGAAAAGGAGATTTTTTATGTTTACTATTAAACGGCAGATTTGCCTCATCTACTCCATAACGGCACTGAGAAGCCTCCAGTTTGCAGGCGCCTGCTGGGCAGCGCTACTGGCAGCGAGGGGCTTTTCCCTGACCCAGATCGGATTGGCAGAGGCGGTCTTTCACCTCACCAGCCTTTTATTTGAAGTTCCATCCGGCGTGATTGCCGACGTATTTGGACGTAAACGCTGTATGATCGCCAGCCAATGTATGTCCGCAATGGCCTCCGTTGCCATGATGCTTTCTGGCTCTATAGGGGGTGTCTGTATAGCGATGGCACTCAGTGCGTTGGGTTACAATTTTGCTTCCGGGGCCCGAGAAGCACTTGTCTATGAGAGCCTCAAACAATGCGGTCAGCAAAGTGCCTATGAACGGTTTGCCGTCAATGACACAACTATATGGAGAATCGGAACGGCATTGTCCACGCTGTGCACTGGAGCCGCACTGTGGATCGGTCCGCGTGCCGCCTACGGCGTGGATTTGACCCTGGCATTGTTGGGGTTGTGGCCAGCCATGCGGCTACAGGAATCTCAAAACAGCGAGGGCGCTGACAGCGATATAATGCAGCGCATCTGTGCTGCCGTAAAGGAAAGCGTTGGGTTTGTTGTCCATAGCCCAAAGGTCCTGCAGCTGATGTTAGGCAACGCTTTGGTAGGATCTGTGGCGACTATGCTGCTCTATCTGCTCCAGGCGCGGCTGCCGGTTATTGGGGGTCCTGACGGCTGGTTGGGCCCGGTGTTGTTTCTGCTGGGACTGAGCGGCACACTGGGGCTGCAAATTGCCCGCCTTACAGGTCGGCTGCGGTACCGTTTGGTTGTGGTGCTGTGTGGTACCGGCGTTCTCACAGGAACGCTTCTGGCCGCCACATCTTGGCTCCCTGCGGTGCTGGCTGGTGGATTTCTGGCAGGGACACTGGATGATTTGATGGACGTGTGCAGCGATGTTGTACTGAACGAAATGGTCCCCTCCTCTCGAAGGGCAACGCTGGTTTCTGTTTCGTCCCTTGTTTTTTCTTTTGCAATGCTGGCTGTCGCTCCGCTGTTGGGAGCACTTTTCAGCATGACTTGACGTGATAATACATCTGCTGCAAATCGAATTATTACATCAAAACAGCGAGATAGTCCCTCCTTAAGGGAGGCGTCTGTCTCGCTGTTTTGATGTAAAAGCAGATTGAAAACTGATGTGTTTATCTATTTTCTTTATTGGAAGTGTCTTTCTGTA encodes the following:
- a CDS encoding GNAT family N-acetyltransferase, translating into MLPGYSVWIEIQANKATISDARKFRTAMQHCAEAGVDAVLLSVRDTSGYVLYPSTLAPSYSEYDPTFAPGVDYLRQCLEICRQEGIALYAAMDVFVGGNRNDPRPEMPALRHPDWQAQVYGLDAAGKPCVSPVLQAGSLQTVSSIDDFGELFLDPMNPEVQQYLLDIAGEVLSRYPVQGLVLDRARYVGLCSDFGPLTRQAVEQLAGTAAGWPASVYRIQAGKAEPGPLFDAFRISRARAIRGFMERMQSCVHRFPGRVLLDYTGSWYPLYDQVGANWASPRYLPQEYGLARPEQYQQAGYAPLVDNLLSGCYYPEITEREAQDKPAYWYSVEGAARLARQVVMGDTPVTAGLFLDQYRDAPARIAQAVQMCFAQTGRCMLFDLSYLEGDGWWRYAQRSTALQPLTGAELPALHILLQKALPQSYDLGRERLERAAFHDHAILQTATLCLKRWDGSLLGAVVSKRFEPGAPPYGGAGCISVLVVDPAFQKQGWGSCLYRAAETAMNKLGIRKIFLGQDVCNLFSGVPEPLPEKHAFFKHRGYEMCVDEHYDLEADVTQDPLIDAFDVSGFTSYTAEPLQRGQEAALFAFLQAEFPGRWLEEMQSFLGSGGNPGEIMLLRPKNGAVCGFCKISVNPQGRSGLGPIGISAGVRGRRLGEFLLRQSLLQLRALGAHIVCIDWTILKEYYGKFGFLPVRRYRGGVKTC
- a CDS encoding carbohydrate ABC transporter permease; the encoded protein is MMYGTKSQRMVRAVLTYIMLILIAIICAGPFIWLLAASFRSGQNIYDISLIPENPTVENYVGVWEFLSVPRYLLNTVIITVGSIVLDVILSALCAYPLACMRFKGKNVVLSLLLASMIIPAAAGMIINYLTISAMHLLDTLAGVILVGSVKVFSIILMRQGYLGVPKDLIEAARIDGAGELRIWWQIMLPGIMPTISTVIIFDFISRWNEFLWPIIVLQDPEKYPLAAALQYLNGSFNYKFGYIAAGAIISVIPVIIVFILCQKNYIEAVSGAVKG
- a CDS encoding sugar ABC transporter permease; translation: MKTSTSAAVSNKKRRPMRLQTRQTILAYLFMAPALILLIIFVFAPIVGSLPLMFFDYSVLGKTKFVGFDNFITAFHDRNFQAAIVNTVLFVVVVPVIQILSILLAVLVNRKLRGITLFRTMYYIPVVTSMVAISIMWGFLFDPSGLINTVLKNWGVISSSLGFLTDSRTAMLCIMFITVWQGLGYYMMMYLAGLQSIPKEIVEAAYVDGATPIQAFFHIRLPLLKPYIWFCSLNSVISAVGVFDAVFVLTQGGPDTATMVIAYYSYYKAFNSFEFGYAATVGFVQALITGIISIVVFVYGRKGEKGELA
- a CDS encoding sugar ABC transporter substrate-binding protein translates to MRKIWKQAAAGLCAAALAATSLAGCGQSASSTAASEAASGSGSTASGETAEPVTLEFWTIALQPTFTDFLNGLIDKYEAENPGVTINWVDLPYDSIQQKLVTATAGGTSPDVVNLNTQMTLTLAGKGALVDLEKEATEEQKSVYVPSLYDSARIGDSVYAFPWYASPNIMFYNKALFEQAGLDISTLPTQYREAFDAAKTMKEKTGAYLYNPPEFFNLLFEEGIPILNDDNTAAAFNTSETVDLLNSFKELTDQDILPKNSKWGDWDTELKLFETGQLAIVSSSGSSLSRIKDEAPDVYNNIGVAAPLTGSEGFSRNALMNLVVPEASKHHEEAIKFAAYITGDECQLEFCKQTAIFPSTIKASQDPYFTSDSETLEGQARMMSVEVSDTSKDYSLGTAGQSEIQDAVNQIQEAVIQNGTDTQTALDNGEKAVNDILAQTAE
- a CDS encoding beta-N-acetylhexosaminidase is translated as MAWRINGDHTARAATVLQELLPMVNPSEDHRTLYVSEGAESGFCIEADREKISIRYHDLRDLARGLLEAASCPGEGGTIQRRCTFPDFGVMVDISRNAVLRPEAARKLIRLCALMGYSFVGLYMEDTIDIPGEPYFGYQRGAMTPEELKDLDQYAAGLGLELRPYLQTLAHLNQIMRYQRYDEIRDTEDILLAGDERTYRLLDKLLKTVSECFTTRKVNIGMDEAALVGAGKYLEQNGYQPRIQVLQQHLQRVLALCESHHLQPQMWSDMFFNLAYGSYDQAAAGAKARCRPEIPPQVELGFWDYYHVGKERYKAMLQKHKQMTDRVVFAGGAWKWSGFTPCNAFSIETGRDALQACIEEKIRSVVITAWGDNGAEASVFSILPVLYADAALAWGIPKETEGFRILTGIQFQEFLQLDRPSRFSEDPTVHGNASKFLLYNDPLLGTFDSLVPADVQHFYAKAAGQLEQIEARAGEYAILFRTQKDLCRVLERKADLGKRIKTAYDSRDNKALEDLAETVIPQTVQRLETFQNTLQEQWLQENKVFGLEVQHLRLGGLRSRLLYTRQCLARYLDGTLTAIEELEGERLPFAYFDNSEIASLNYNLWSCNATPAVL
- a CDS encoding MurR/RpiR family transcriptional regulator, coding for MQYRRTIHRIMDTYNQMTQVERTVADFFLNNTKPVDLASKNLAKLLYVSEATLSRFAKKCGYKGYREFSYEYERELSGSEGESPSPATDSQVEGLYSLLMEHTFSSIDYAQMRRIAAIMDESQRIFLFGMGHSGLAAQDFQLRFMRLGLWIQAVTDSQLIQITSALVGPGDLVLAFTMSGRTAEIMGGLQMAKARGARTVLFTGGQRPEKGTNAPDEVVHLLSLREIGGGLRISPQVPMLMLIDTLYVTCLSRNTYQKAEISRSVDSLVAPKKPKPSLWDPGEEKEI
- a CDS encoding MFS transporter, with translation MFTIKRQICLIYSITALRSLQFAGACWAALLAARGFSLTQIGLAEAVFHLTSLLFEVPSGVIADVFGRKRCMIASQCMSAMASVAMMLSGSIGGVCIAMALSALGYNFASGAREALVYESLKQCGQQSAYERFAVNDTTIWRIGTALSTLCTGAALWIGPRAAYGVDLTLALLGLWPAMRLQESQNSEGADSDIMQRICAAVKESVGFVVHSPKVLQLMLGNALVGSVATMLLYLLQARLPVIGGPDGWLGPVLFLLGLSGTLGLQIARLTGRLRYRLVVVLCGTGVLTGTLLAATSWLPAVLAGGFLAGTLDDLMDVCSDVVLNEMVPSSRRATLVSVSSLVFSFAMLAVAPLLGALFSMT